In Salvelinus alpinus chromosome 19, SLU_Salpinus.1, whole genome shotgun sequence, the genomic stretch CTGTGGTGTCGTGATCCAAGCAGGGGTGGGAGAGGGTTAGGGATACGCAAGGGAGAGGAAACCTGGATATCAGAAAATTGacaaacatgcatgcacacacacacacacacacacacacacacacacacacacacacacacacacacacacacacacacacacacacacacacacacacacacacacacacacacacggaagatCCTGAGGAATGACCTCACTGCTCAGTCAGGCATTTGGAGACATACCATCATATCATACCATCATACCATAAATGTATCTAGTAGTGGAGGAAGATTGTTTACAGATAAAAGTAGAAGTAAAATGCTTTTCTCCTTCCAGAAAACAACAGCTGTTTCAAAGGGGGTGAGGTGGATTTTAAAACACTTCCGAGCTTGAACCTGAAAGGATACTCTTGAGAATCCTCTGCTGAAGTTGGTAATCGAGGAGAGCAGACTCCTCCTTTACCTACTAATGAATTAACTCTCTACTCAACCTCTCGACCACTCATTAGTTTCCAGGTCACTGTCCAGGAACCTGTTGTTGGAAAGCAGTCTCTACTCTGAGGCGCTTTGTGGACACAGGCCCTGATCTAGGCCCGTATTCATGAAGCGTTCATAAAAGTTTGGCTTATTAGATCATATTGAAGGAGATTGTTCTGGAATGGgaaaacctgatcctagatcagcactcctaatctgagacactttatgaataagGAACAGGTCTCCGCTGATCTGAAAGGCAACACTGACCACATATCTTAGCAGTCCTGCTGAGAAGCTTTAGGAATCCTAGCTAGCAGTCCTCTATACAACACCGCCCCCATCTGGTGTGATGAAGTCATATTTTAGTTGTTGTTGATAATATACCATTATGAATTATCATTCAGTTAATTTCCacatgcgggggggggggggggggttcatatgTAACTAAGTATAACAGAAGGTTCCCTGACGTTGTGGGTTCCCATGTTGATGGTGATGCTGCAGCTTAGCTTCCCACCATGTCAGCCCAGGTTGGATCCTTTAGATAACAGATCATAGGTGCTTAATTATCACCATGGGGAAATGTTGTATTTATCTTATATGCTGATTATGAAAAAAGGCCAAACCTTAGAATAACAAAAAGTTAAATAAAGTGTAGATTTAAGCACAATAATGGTATACTGTAAATAAAAGCCTTCACATAAAATCTCAAATCTAGTCGAAATATTGATTTATCACTTTTAATATGCTATGGACCATTCTAAGACATCTTCTGAGAAATCATAAAAGAATACAGAAACATGATAAAGGCAGAGTGAGACCATCTTGCCATGAAGCGCTTTTTTAATTGATATTATAAGGAAGTAAATACATGAGTGACAGGGTGAGAGAACCAATCAGACACAAGGTCCTAGGTTACAATCTAACCATCagtctgttccatctagtgactgtAGTCGTAGCTGTAGGTGTAGTAGACGGTGCCTTTCTTCAGGTGGCAGGTCTCAGTGTGTGTTCCTTGGCGGATGGTGGTGGTGCAGGTTCCCAGGCGGTGATCTGCTCCGACGTTATCATCCCAcacctaataataataatcataattgtaataatcttcctcctcctcctcattatcatcttcatcatcataatTGATTGCTTTTCCAGTGCTCAACGCACTTTGCATAGTAAAGGGGGAAACTCACCTCCAGCTTCAGGACAGACTTGTGAATGATGTCTAGGAAGTTGAATTCACCGGGCCAGGTGGGGTTGGCCTGGTTATTCAAAATGCTGCTCATACCACCGAAGGCTGGGCCGCACCACACCTAAGGAAGATAATGTTGTTTGTAGACGTTATTAAACGTTTTTAATTACTCAATGTGTTTTTAATAATCAATGATTTTTTATGTGTGTACAGTTTGAATGAGGAACCTCTACATGTATTTTAAAATGCATTAATATATGTTTGTTtttcatttgtttgtttgtttattagtTCACCTAACAAGCcaatcactgacattttcaatgtgACACGTCACTGTAGGCGACTTGATATCCAAACAAATGACTGTTGACTGTCTACTGTTTACTGTTTGATTAGTGCTGTGTCTCTGTCCTTTTGTGTTAggatgtctgtcctgtctgttacATTACTTCTTCTGTTTCATCTCCCCACCTGCCTTtccctcattgtaaataagaatgtttcGTTAACTGACTGTTCTGGTTaattaaaggtaaaataaattaaTCAACTCACCTTGACGTAGGGGTCTGGCTGGGAGAGGAGGTCTCCTTTCAGGTTGGAGGCACTAAGGCCCCACACCCTGACATGGCCGTCATACAGGTCACAGTGTACAAGAGCCAGGGTGCATAGCACCAGCAGtcccagggacagagagagagaggccatggTACACTgtcggagagagaggagagagaagaggagaggaggggaggaggggaggggaaggtatAAACCTGCCCATAAGAGTTTGAAACTAACACTAAAAACTGTATTCTGAcaggagtaaagagagagagagaaacaatccTGAATCAGCAGAAATGTGATTGATTTCCATGCCAGCGTATCCTGGATGGAGGGAGATCACACTTGATTTACAAACTGTCAGTCCCTTAGAGAACGTAAGAGCTCGTCACAGAGCATAAATCGTCGGGCAAACAGTAAAGATACACACAACAATGTATATCCATTTCAAGGTCTCAATCAATTTAGGAATTACAGCTA encodes the following:
- the LOC139544964 gene encoding perforin-1-like isoform X2, translated to MASLSLSLGLLVLCTLALVHCDLYDGHVRVWGLSASNLKGDLLSQPDPYVKVWCGPAFGGMSSILNNQANPTWPGEFNFLDIIHKSVLKLEVWDDNVGADHRLGTCTTTIRQGTHTETCHLKKGTVYYTYSYDYSH
- the LOC139544964 gene encoding perforin-1-like isoform X1, with amino-acid sequence MYVAITFRVEGAEGSVQYVIFTGVECTTFRGYKAECTMASLSLSLGLLVLCTLALVHCDLYDGHVRVWGLSASNLKGDLLSQPDPYVKVWCGPAFGGMSSILNNQANPTWPGEFNFLDIIHKSVLKLEVWDDNVGADHRLGTCTTTIRQGTHTETCHLKKGTVYYTYSYDYSH